A region of Mesorhizobium sp. M3A.F.Ca.ET.080.04.2.1 DNA encodes the following proteins:
- a CDS encoding transporter yields MLSAEETFASLAGAWRLMFGKADGLRMLDLSADGFWNSFFAIVVAAPALIVGWVGIANEIGDPTAFAGRLGILLRLAAVDIGSWVLPLVALALVAPRAGIGGRFVHYVVASNWASAIIAWLMLPSALLRLFLPATDDATGLVALVLFALSMVLTWRMTNATIGKGAAVGTAVFAGMFVASLLVLFGLQALLGIDIPDPGT; encoded by the coding sequence ATGCTTTCGGCGGAAGAAACCTTTGCCTCGCTGGCCGGCGCCTGGCGGCTGATGTTCGGCAAGGCCGACGGCCTGCGCATGCTCGACCTTTCGGCTGATGGTTTCTGGAACTCGTTCTTCGCTATCGTCGTCGCGGCCCCGGCACTGATCGTCGGCTGGGTCGGAATCGCCAACGAGATCGGCGATCCAACCGCCTTCGCCGGGCGCTTGGGCATATTGCTCCGGCTGGCGGCCGTGGATATCGGTTCATGGGTGCTGCCGCTCGTGGCGCTTGCGCTTGTCGCGCCGCGCGCCGGCATCGGCGGCCGCTTCGTCCACTATGTCGTCGCTTCCAACTGGGCGTCGGCGATCATTGCCTGGCTGATGCTGCCGTCTGCGCTGCTCAGGCTGTTCCTGCCCGCCACGGATGACGCAACCGGGCTGGTGGCGCTGGTGCTGTTTGCGCTGTCGATGGTGCTGACCTGGCGCATGACCAATGCGACGATCGGCAAGGGTGCTGCCGTCGGCACCGCCGTCTTTGCCGGCATGTTCGTTGCCTCGCTGCTGGTGCTGTTCGGGCTGCAGGCGCTGCTCGGCATCGACATACCTGATCCCGGCACTTAG
- a CDS encoding type II toxin-antitoxin system ParD family antitoxin yields MSAAEKRTFSLPAEQSAFIDKLVQSGAYATSSEVIRAGLRALQERDAAVERWLREEVAPTYDAWKANPGKGISPEEMAERARKRRETRSQKKP; encoded by the coding sequence ATGTCTGCTGCCGAGAAACGTACGTTCAGCCTACCGGCCGAACAATCTGCCTTCATCGACAAGCTTGTACAATCCGGCGCATATGCAACCAGCAGTGAGGTCATCCGCGCAGGACTCCGAGCCCTGCAGGAGCGCGACGCCGCCGTCGAGCGTTGGCTGCGCGAGGAAGTCGCTCCGACTTACGATGCCTGGAAGGCAAACCCCGGCAAGGGCATTTCTCCGGAGGAGATGGCCGAACGTGCGCGCAAGCGTCGTGAGACCCGTTCGCAGAAGAAGCCGTGA
- a CDS encoding type II toxin-antitoxin system RelE/ParE family toxin, with translation MKRRAVVYTPAASDDLDRIYHLIAEASSATTASSYEGRIRAFCERLEYGSERGTVRDDVRPDLRVVGFERRVAVAFTVEPERVVILRLFYGGASWSDDIAEDDLG, from the coding sequence GTGAAGCGTCGGGCGGTCGTCTACACGCCTGCTGCCAGCGACGATCTCGATCGTATCTACCACCTCATTGCGGAGGCCAGCAGCGCGACCACGGCAAGCAGCTATGAAGGTCGGATCCGAGCGTTCTGCGAGCGCCTCGAATACGGCTCGGAACGCGGCACCGTCCGCGATGACGTGCGGCCGGACCTTCGGGTTGTCGGATTTGAACGCCGAGTAGCCGTTGCTTTCACCGTGGAGCCCGAACGCGTGGTGATTCTACGTCTATTCTACGGCGGAGCCAGCTGGTCGGATGACATCGCCGAGGACGACCTCGGCTAA